A region of Micromonospora sp. WMMD882 DNA encodes the following proteins:
- a CDS encoding RNA 2'-phosphotransferase, producing the protein MDHQALVRLSKRMSLALRHEPGRFGLVPDRGGWVPVDALLSGLRMSRANLDAVVTGNDKQRFAVEWGPDGVERIRASQGHSIPVDLGLIPATPPDRLYHGTGRAALTSILDTGLRRGERHHVHLSPDVDTARRVGARRSGPVVVLTVDAAAMTRDGHLFFRSANGVWLTDRVPAAYLTP; encoded by the coding sequence GTGGATCATCAGGCCCTGGTGCGGCTGAGTAAGCGGATGTCCCTCGCGCTGCGGCACGAGCCGGGCCGCTTCGGTCTCGTCCCCGACCGGGGCGGGTGGGTGCCGGTCGACGCGCTGCTGTCCGGGCTGCGGATGAGCCGTGCCAACCTGGACGCCGTGGTCACCGGCAACGACAAGCAGCGCTTCGCCGTCGAGTGGGGACCGGACGGGGTGGAGCGGATCCGGGCCAGTCAGGGACACTCCATCCCGGTCGACCTCGGGCTCATCCCGGCGACGCCACCGGACCGGCTGTACCACGGCACGGGACGGGCGGCGCTGACGTCCATTCTGGACACCGGTCTGCGTCGCGGCGAACGCCACCACGTGCACCTGTCGCCAGATGTCGACACCGCCCGACGGGTGGGCGCCCGACGGAGCGGCCCGGTGGTGGTGCTCACCGTCGACGCGGCGGCCATGACGCGGGACGGTCATCTCTTCTTCCGCAGCGCCAATGGTGTCTGGCTGACCGACAGGGTGCCGGCGGCCTACCTGACGCCCTGA
- a CDS encoding DUF364 domain-containing protein, producing the protein MTAPARRWADLSALLTDVLAGTLGPDPATTVATSVFWLHHGTRLAGGDTTYRNQYVLVRSGRSFGACAVEAGAVDPAICADASGRTLAALLTDGPPALRLAALDAYLAETRPHREAVGAEPVTLPAGPPEVRARARDAAVAGLLDVAAGTKVALIGVVNPLVAAIRDRGGVCLPCDFNLRVTQWGEPVSASMTEVLATADAVVATGMTLGNGSFDQILRHCRDHRLPLVVYAQTGSAVARAFLGSGVTALCAEPFPFSQFSADPTVVYRYRAAAVGSDDGRS; encoded by the coding sequence GTGACGGCCCCGGCCCGGCGCTGGGCCGACCTGTCCGCCCTGCTGACCGACGTGCTGGCCGGAACGCTCGGCCCGGACCCGGCGACCACGGTCGCCACCAGCGTCTTCTGGCTGCACCACGGGACCCGGTTGGCCGGCGGCGACACCACCTACCGCAACCAGTACGTCCTGGTCCGGTCGGGGCGCTCCTTCGGGGCCTGCGCGGTGGAGGCCGGCGCGGTCGACCCGGCGATCTGCGCGGACGCCTCGGGTCGGACGCTGGCGGCGCTGCTCACCGACGGCCCGCCCGCGCTGCGGCTCGCCGCGCTCGACGCCTACCTGGCCGAGACCCGGCCACACCGGGAGGCCGTCGGAGCCGAGCCGGTGACCCTGCCGGCGGGGCCGCCCGAGGTCCGCGCCCGGGCCCGGGACGCGGCGGTCGCCGGCCTGCTCGACGTCGCCGCCGGGACGAAGGTCGCCCTGATCGGCGTGGTCAACCCGCTGGTCGCGGCGATCCGGGACCGGGGCGGGGTCTGTCTGCCCTGCGACTTCAACCTGCGCGTCACCCAGTGGGGTGAGCCGGTCAGCGCCTCGATGACCGAGGTGCTCGCCACGGCGGACGCGGTGGTGGCGACCGGCATGACCCTGGGCAACGGCTCGTTCGACCAGATCCTGCGGCACTGCCGGGACCACCGCCTGCCGTTGGTGGTGTACGCGCAGACCGGCAGCGCGGTGGCGCGGGCGTTCCTGGGTTCCGGGGTGACCGCGCTGTGCGCCGAGCCCTTCCCGTTCTCCCAGTTCAGCGCCGATCCGACAGTCGTCTACCGGTACCGCGCGGCAGCGGTCGGCAGCGACGACGGCAGATCGTGA
- a CDS encoding methylenetetrahydrofolate reductase, whose protein sequence is MPDRPEAPEAELPVDAVGDMLAKSRRGLLLFGLTPPRRSATEAEVEQIARVTLARLTPLDVDALVLYDIADESDRNPAERPFPYLPTMDPAEFQARHLTGWDRPAVIYRCVGKYPEPELRSWLRQTEPARVATVFVGASSRAKEVHTTLPRAYELRRATRPELPLGGVVIPERHTRAGDEHLRMLAKQEQGCDFFVSQVVYDVDAAKSTVSDYHYACRERGVAPRPVVFTLSVCGSLKTLAFLTWLGVAVPRWLANALRHAEDPLTESYEQCLTNARELTAFCRRLGSPFGFNVESVSIRKVEIDASVALATRVSSLLGRTPG, encoded by the coding sequence ATGCCAGATCGTCCGGAGGCGCCGGAAGCGGAACTCCCCGTCGACGCGGTGGGCGACATGCTCGCGAAGAGCCGACGTGGATTGCTGTTGTTCGGGCTCACCCCGCCCCGGCGCAGCGCCACCGAGGCGGAGGTCGAGCAGATCGCCCGGGTCACCCTGGCCCGGTTGACGCCGTTGGACGTGGACGCCCTGGTGCTCTACGACATCGCCGACGAGAGCGACCGCAACCCGGCCGAGCGCCCCTTCCCGTACCTGCCGACGATGGACCCGGCGGAGTTCCAGGCCCGGCACCTGACCGGGTGGGACCGCCCCGCCGTCATCTACCGCTGTGTCGGCAAGTACCCGGAGCCCGAGCTGCGGTCCTGGCTGCGGCAGACCGAGCCGGCCCGGGTGGCGACCGTCTTCGTGGGCGCGTCCTCCCGCGCCAAAGAGGTCCACACCACCCTGCCCCGGGCGTACGAGCTGCGTCGGGCGACCCGGCCGGAGCTGCCCCTGGGCGGAGTGGTCATCCCCGAACGCCACACCCGGGCCGGGGACGAGCACCTTAGGATGCTGGCCAAGCAGGAGCAGGGCTGTGACTTCTTCGTCTCCCAGGTGGTCTACGACGTGGACGCCGCGAAGAGCACGGTGTCGGACTACCACTACGCCTGCCGGGAACGGGGCGTCGCGCCCCGGCCGGTCGTCTTCACCCTGTCGGTGTGCGGCTCGCTGAAAACCCTGGCCTTCCTCACCTGGCTGGGCGTGGCCGTGCCGCGCTGGCTGGCCAACGCCCTGCGGCACGCCGAGGACCCGCTCACCGAGTCGTACGAGCAGTGCCTGACCAACGCCCGTGAGCTCACGGCATTCTGTCGACGGCTCGGGTCACCGTTCGGGTTCAACGTGGAGAGCGTGTCCATCCGCAAGGTCGAGATCGACGCCTCCGTCGCCCTGGCCACCCGGGTCAGCTCGCTGCTGGGCCGGACGCCCGGCTGA
- a CDS encoding helix-turn-helix transcriptional regulator, with protein sequence MQGNLSEQLTVDDMARAALFSKFHFSRIFQRVTGISPGRFLSALRLQHAKKLLTSTSLSVADVSLRVGYASVGTFSSRFTRSVGLSPTTYRRLGGFTPFVPVEDSDSVLSRPTGAIRGKVAAESGHPMGRIFIGVFPQRIPEGRPVQCCILDGAGEFVLDPVPSGVWHLLAHSVAAESEDNPNGDMTFVSSYGPLLMQRDSVLDVELPLKPMRIVDPPVLLALLDVRRSALEREREQQSMAAGRR encoded by the coding sequence ATGCAGGGAAACCTGTCTGAACAATTGACGGTAGACGACATGGCCCGGGCGGCCCTGTTCAGCAAGTTTCATTTTTCCCGCATCTTTCAGCGGGTCACCGGAATTTCCCCGGGCCGTTTCCTCTCGGCCCTCCGACTGCAACACGCGAAGAAGCTTCTGACGTCGACCTCGCTGAGCGTCGCGGACGTCAGCCTGCGGGTCGGCTACGCCAGCGTCGGGACCTTCAGCTCCCGCTTCACCAGGAGCGTCGGCCTGTCCCCGACGACCTACCGCCGACTGGGCGGTTTCACCCCGTTCGTCCCGGTGGAGGACAGCGACTCGGTGCTCAGTCGGCCCACCGGCGCGATCCGCGGAAAGGTCGCCGCCGAATCAGGCCACCCGATGGGGCGAATTTTCATCGGCGTATTCCCGCAGCGGATACCGGAGGGACGTCCGGTGCAGTGCTGCATTCTCGACGGCGCCGGTGAATTCGTGCTGGATCCGGTCCCCAGCGGCGTCTGGCATCTCCTGGCGCACTCCGTGGCGGCGGAATCGGAGGACAACCCGAACGGCGATATGACGTTCGTGAGCAGTTACGGCCCGCTGCTCATGCAACGGGACAGCGTGCTGGACGTCGAACTTCCGCTGAAGCCGATGCGAATTGTCGACCCGCCGGTCCTGTTGGCCCTGCTCGACGTCCGGCGGTCGGCGTTGGAACGGGAGCGGGAGCAGCAGTCGATGGCGGCCGGTCGCCGCTAG
- a CDS encoding alpha/beta hydrolase, which produces MVTETDVALPDGRVLHVYDTGGDGPAVFWHHGTPNVGTPPRPLRPLGDRLGLRWLSCDRPGYGGSTPHPGRSLASVAADVACAVDALGVDRFAVFGHSGGGSFALACGALLAERVLGVVAVAAVAPYDAAGLDWFAGMSPAGRAGLRAAAAGRAAKEAYEATNTDGDPGFVAADWAALEGEWGWFDEVVRPALAGGPGAMIDDDLGYVAPWGCDPAQVTAPVLVLHGGADRVVPAGHGEWLARRCPSAEWWLRPDDGHLSVLRHAGPALEWLHERMR; this is translated from the coding sequence ATGGTGACCGAGACGGACGTCGCGCTGCCCGACGGGCGCGTCCTGCACGTGTACGACACCGGCGGCGACGGTCCGGCCGTCTTCTGGCACCACGGCACGCCGAACGTCGGCACGCCGCCGCGACCGCTGCGCCCCCTCGGTGACCGGCTCGGGCTGCGGTGGCTCTCCTGCGACCGGCCCGGCTACGGCGGCTCCACCCCGCATCCGGGGCGGAGCCTCGCCTCGGTGGCCGCCGACGTCGCCTGCGCCGTCGACGCGCTCGGCGTCGACCGGTTCGCGGTGTTCGGTCACTCCGGCGGCGGCAGCTTCGCCCTGGCCTGCGGCGCCCTGCTCGCCGAGCGGGTCCTCGGGGTGGTCGCGGTGGCCGCCGTCGCGCCGTACGACGCCGCCGGGCTGGACTGGTTCGCCGGCATGTCCCCCGCCGGCCGGGCCGGTCTGCGGGCCGCCGCCGCGGGCCGGGCGGCGAAGGAGGCGTACGAGGCGACGAACACCGACGGTGATCCCGGCTTCGTGGCGGCGGACTGGGCCGCGCTGGAGGGGGAGTGGGGCTGGTTCGACGAGGTGGTCCGCCCGGCCCTGGCCGGTGGGCCGGGCGCGATGATCGACGACGACCTCGGCTACGTCGCCCCGTGGGGCTGCGACCCGGCGCAGGTCACCGCGCCGGTGCTCGTGCTGCACGGCGGCGCGGACCGGGTGGTGCCGGCCGGCCACGGCGAGTGGCTGGCCCGGCGGTGCCCGTCGGCCGAGTGGTGGCTCCGCCCCGACGACGGGCACCTCTCCGTCCTGCGGCACGCCGGGCCGGCGCTGGAGTGGCTCCACGAACGCATGCGATGA
- a CDS encoding iron ABC transporter permease — translation MIPRQLPTPADVVTAAGPVERPAATPALVTSLLLVALLVSVVAVIGLGAATVPPVDTARYLWAGLTGGVIDADEVTRYQIIWQIRAPRVLLAACVGAGLGVVGVAVQALVRNALADPYVLGVSSGASVGAVAVTVTGGLAVAGGYAVSAGAFLGALAATALVFVAARGRAGLTPLRLVLTGVVLSFGFQAMMAVIVYLAPNSEATATLLFWSMGGFGAATWGALPPVAATVLVGVLLLRRSSRTLDVLTFGDETAASLGVDSGRARTGLFVLTALVTGAMVAVSGAIAFVGLVLPHLVRLLVGAAHARVLTVTPLAGALFMVWVDLLSRTVVAPRELPLGVLTALIGVPVFLTLMRRRGYLFGGR, via the coding sequence GTGATCCCACGCCAGCTCCCGACCCCGGCCGACGTGGTCACCGCCGCCGGACCCGTCGAACGCCCCGCCGCCACCCCCGCCCTGGTGACGTCCCTGCTGCTGGTCGCCCTGCTCGTCTCGGTGGTGGCGGTGATCGGCCTCGGCGCGGCGACGGTGCCGCCGGTCGACACCGCCCGCTACCTGTGGGCCGGGCTCACCGGCGGCGTCATCGACGCCGACGAGGTGACCCGCTACCAGATCATCTGGCAGATCCGCGCCCCCCGGGTGCTCCTCGCCGCCTGCGTCGGCGCCGGCCTCGGCGTGGTGGGGGTGGCGGTGCAGGCCCTGGTCCGCAACGCCCTCGCCGACCCGTACGTGCTCGGCGTCTCCTCCGGGGCGTCGGTCGGCGCGGTCGCGGTCACCGTCACCGGTGGCCTCGCCGTGGCCGGCGGCTACGCCGTCTCCGCCGGCGCGTTCCTCGGCGCGCTGGCCGCCACCGCGCTGGTCTTCGTCGCCGCCCGGGGCCGGGCCGGGCTCACCCCGCTACGGCTCGTGCTCACCGGCGTGGTGCTCTCCTTCGGCTTCCAGGCGATGATGGCGGTGATCGTCTACCTCGCCCCCAACAGCGAGGCGACCGCCACGCTGCTGTTCTGGTCGATGGGCGGGTTCGGGGCGGCGACCTGGGGCGCGCTCCCGCCGGTCGCCGCGACGGTGCTCGTCGGCGTCCTGTTGCTGCGCCGGTCGAGCCGGACCCTGGACGTGCTGACCTTCGGGGACGAGACCGCCGCCAGCCTCGGCGTCGACAGCGGACGCGCCCGTACCGGCCTGTTCGTGCTCACCGCGCTGGTCACCGGGGCGATGGTCGCGGTGAGCGGGGCGATCGCCTTCGTCGGGCTGGTCCTGCCACACCTGGTCCGGCTCCTGGTCGGCGCGGCCCACGCCCGGGTCCTCACGGTGACGCCACTGGCCGGAGCGCTGTTCATGGTCTGGGTCGACCTGCTCTCCCGCACCGTGGTCGCGCCCCGCGAGCTGCCGCTGGGCGTGCTCACCGCGCTGATCGGGGTGCCGGTCTTCCTCACCCTGATGCGCCGCCGCGGCTACCTGTTCGGCGGACGGTGA
- a CDS encoding ABC transporter ATP-binding protein translates to MELSLSEVTVAVDGRRIVRELSLHVDRGETVGLVGPNGSGKSTALRCVYRALRPTRGVVRVGGTDLATLSLRDSARTVAALTQDGGADLDFTVAEVVALGRVPHLRGNRPLSRRERELCASAMTRLGIDHLADRGVLGLSGGERQRVLVARALVQEPDVLVLDEPTNHLDVRHQIELLSLLRDADVTVLVVLHDLNLAAAACDRIGVLADGALVAVGAPWEVLTPPLLQDVFGVAATVVAHPLTGDPQILYALRPPADPPGLPGTPTPPGVAPTPPGVAPTPPGVAPTPPGVAPTHLASRRPRPTR, encoded by the coding sequence ATGGAGCTGAGCCTGTCCGAGGTCACCGTCGCCGTCGACGGCCGGCGGATCGTCCGGGAGCTGTCCCTGCACGTCGACCGGGGGGAGACGGTGGGCCTGGTCGGGCCCAACGGCTCCGGCAAGTCCACCGCGCTGCGCTGCGTCTACCGGGCGCTGCGCCCCACCCGGGGCGTCGTACGGGTCGGCGGAACGGACCTGGCCACCCTGTCGCTGCGCGACAGCGCCCGCACGGTGGCCGCGCTCACCCAGGACGGCGGCGCCGACCTGGACTTCACCGTCGCCGAGGTGGTCGCCCTCGGTCGGGTTCCGCACCTGCGTGGCAACCGGCCGCTGAGCCGGCGCGAACGCGAGCTGTGCGCGTCGGCGATGACCCGGCTCGGCATCGACCACCTTGCCGACCGGGGGGTGCTCGGTCTCTCCGGCGGGGAACGGCAACGTGTCCTGGTGGCCCGCGCGCTGGTCCAGGAGCCCGACGTGCTGGTCCTCGACGAACCGACGAACCACCTCGACGTACGGCACCAGATCGAGTTGCTGTCCCTGCTGCGGGACGCCGACGTCACCGTGCTGGTGGTGCTGCACGACCTGAACCTGGCCGCCGCCGCCTGCGACCGGATCGGCGTGCTCGCCGACGGGGCGCTGGTCGCCGTGGGCGCCCCCTGGGAGGTGCTCACCCCGCCCCTCCTCCAGGACGTCTTCGGGGTGGCCGCCACCGTCGTCGCCCACCCGCTCACCGGTGACCCGCAGATCCTCTACGCCCTGCGCCCACCGGCCGACCCGCCGGGCCTGCCCGGCACGCCGACCCCGCCTGGCGTCGCGCCGACCCCGCCTGGCGTCGCGCCGACCCCGCCTGGCGTCGCGCCGACCCCACCTGGCGTCGCGCCGACCCACCTGGCGTCGCGCCGACCCCGACCGACCCGCTGA
- a CDS encoding MFS transporter, whose protein sequence is MTATSAPPDPTRARRGTVLRDRAFLRLWTGTTASGLATWALPFVLGLAVLDRRLSGAGLGLVLAARTVGFLAAVPVGGVLADRLSRRRVVLWSGLAATAASPALALGLGRSTALMAVAAAVMGAGQGACRPAFQALTAEVVPEGRRQGANAAITLAVRVTTLVAPASVALLATVVEVGPLLLGVGGLWLLAALVPPRGRATPTVAAPRTGFVTEFVEGLHEARRHPWFLAGLAALTAVIATGYSATGVLLPLVSRDRYGTEAVLAAVLTAYTVGALAGAALVARWQPAARGWSALAGLAAYGFAPLSLLLDVPAAVVVAAYVLAGVGIEVFNVPWFTAIQREVRPDRLARVSALDFLLSYGLAPVGLALIVPAVDAFGAPVVLGCCAAVCFLAPALAARAPGGREFSR, encoded by the coding sequence GTGACAGCAACCTCGGCGCCCCCCGACCCGACCCGCGCCCGCCGGGGCACGGTGCTGCGGGACCGGGCGTTCCTGCGACTGTGGACCGGGACCACGGCCTCCGGCCTGGCCACCTGGGCGCTGCCCTTCGTGCTCGGGCTCGCCGTGCTCGACCGGCGGCTCTCCGGCGCCGGCCTCGGCCTGGTCCTGGCCGCCCGGACCGTGGGCTTCCTCGCCGCGGTGCCGGTCGGCGGGGTGCTGGCCGACCGGCTGTCCCGGCGACGCGTGGTGCTCTGGTCCGGACTGGCCGCGACCGCGGCCAGTCCGGCGCTCGCCCTCGGACTGGGACGCTCGACCGCGCTGATGGCGGTGGCCGCCGCGGTGATGGGCGCGGGACAGGGCGCCTGCCGGCCCGCGTTCCAGGCGCTCACCGCGGAGGTGGTCCCCGAGGGCCGCCGACAGGGTGCCAACGCCGCCATCACGCTCGCGGTACGGGTGACCACCCTGGTGGCCCCCGCCTCGGTCGCCCTGCTCGCCACCGTCGTCGAGGTCGGACCGCTGCTGCTGGGCGTCGGCGGCCTCTGGCTGCTAGCGGCCCTGGTCCCCCCGCGCGGGCGGGCGACGCCGACCGTCGCGGCCCCCCGGACCGGCTTCGTCACCGAGTTCGTCGAGGGCCTGCACGAGGCCCGCCGGCACCCCTGGTTCCTCGCCGGACTGGCCGCGCTGACCGCGGTCATCGCCACCGGCTACTCCGCCACCGGTGTGCTCCTGCCACTGGTCAGCCGCGACCGCTACGGCACCGAGGCGGTGCTGGCCGCGGTGCTGACCGCGTACACCGTGGGCGCGCTGGCCGGCGCGGCGCTGGTCGCCCGGTGGCAGCCGGCCGCCCGGGGCTGGAGCGCCCTGGCCGGTCTGGCCGCCTACGGCTTCGCGCCGCTGAGTCTGCTGCTCGACGTGCCGGCGGCGGTGGTCGTCGCCGCGTACGTGCTGGCCGGAGTCGGCATCGAGGTGTTCAACGTGCCCTGGTTCACCGCCATCCAACGGGAGGTGCGTCCGGACCGGCTGGCCCGGGTCTCCGCGCTGGACTTCCTGCTCTCCTACGGGCTGGCCCCGGTGGGGCTGGCGCTGATCGTCCCTGCGGTGGACGCCTTCGGCGCGCCGGTCGTCCTGGGCTGCTGCGCGGCGGTCTGTTTCCTGGCGCCGGCGCTGGCCGCCCGCGCGCCCGGCGGCCGGGAATTCTCCCGGTGA
- a CDS encoding methyltransferase: MDHVTTGPSLLDELPPPLPAEQIIALNQPRADLRSERRHEWNGWVFDVPPGVFLPGGTSRMIHDRLLDGRIPVAGRRYAAMGVGLGVEAVAAAHAGAAEIYAVDVHPESVAAARRHHARLAAQTTGRFVPVVADLFDGFPDGVELDVVTFNPPAVSQTVSADPDVVRNVCVGAPLLARFFRQLVERDLLAPDGEVFLVASNTADLRTIIRHALDAGLTPAVEHVHDWQDGVLTYLFRIRPGARA, translated from the coding sequence ATGGACCACGTGACGACCGGGCCGTCCCTTCTGGACGAGCTGCCACCGCCGCTGCCGGCGGAACAGATCATCGCCCTCAACCAGCCCCGGGCCGACCTGCGTAGCGAGCGGCGGCACGAGTGGAACGGCTGGGTGTTCGACGTACCGCCGGGGGTGTTCCTGCCCGGCGGCACCAGCCGGATGATCCACGACCGCCTCCTCGACGGCCGGATCCCGGTCGCCGGGCGGCGGTACGCGGCGATGGGCGTCGGGCTCGGCGTCGAGGCGGTCGCCGCGGCGCACGCCGGCGCCGCCGAGATCTACGCCGTCGACGTCCACCCGGAGAGCGTCGCCGCCGCGCGACGGCACCACGCGCGGCTGGCCGCGCAGACCACGGGACGGTTCGTGCCGGTGGTGGCCGACCTCTTCGACGGCTTCCCCGACGGCGTCGAACTGGACGTCGTCACCTTCAACCCGCCCGCGGTCAGCCAGACCGTCAGCGCCGACCCGGACGTGGTGCGCAACGTCTGCGTGGGCGCTCCCCTGCTGGCCCGCTTCTTCCGGCAACTCGTCGAACGGGACCTGCTCGCCCCGGACGGGGAGGTCTTCCTCGTCGCCTCCAACACCGCCGACCTGCGGACGATCATCCGGCACGCGCTCGACGCCGGCCTGACGCCCGCCGTGGAGCACGTGCACGACTGGCAGGACGGCGTGCTCACGTACCTGTTCCGGATCCGGCCCGGGGCGCGGGCGTGA
- a CDS encoding pyridoxal-phosphate dependent enzyme, whose protein sequence is MVYDHIADAVGRPDLVRVDDGLICLRFETMKVVSALAAVRELLDRGVIRPGDTLLDSSSGIYAYALALACHRHGLRCLIVGSTTVDAALRAQLAVLGARLEQMPPSASLKLDQSRRVARIREILAAHPEYHWMRQYHDRIHYLGYEAVADRIRRELDVRELVLVGGVGSGASTGALAGYLRRRSPAVRLVGVQPFGSVTFGAEHVADPDIIIAGIGSSIPFANVAHERYDTVHWVGFPAARAGSVELLRRHAVFAGLSTGAAYLAACWERRLRPDRPVLFVAADTGHRYVDSVFARPEEAPDLAGLTPRQVVTPDQLALPWSRMDWGRRPAPR, encoded by the coding sequence ATGGTGTACGACCACATCGCCGACGCGGTGGGCCGACCGGACCTGGTCCGGGTCGACGACGGACTGATCTGCCTGCGGTTCGAGACGATGAAGGTCGTCTCGGCGCTGGCCGCGGTGCGCGAGCTGCTCGACCGGGGGGTGATCCGGCCGGGCGACACCCTGCTGGACAGCTCCAGCGGCATCTACGCGTACGCGCTCGCGCTGGCCTGCCACCGCCACGGCCTGCGTTGCCTGATCGTCGGGTCGACCACCGTCGACGCGGCGCTGCGGGCCCAGCTCGCCGTGCTCGGCGCGCGGCTGGAGCAGATGCCTCCCTCGGCCAGCCTGAAACTCGACCAGAGCCGGCGGGTGGCCCGGATCCGGGAGATCCTCGCCGCCCACCCGGAGTACCACTGGATGCGCCAGTACCACGACCGGATCCACTACCTGGGGTACGAGGCGGTCGCCGACCGGATCCGCCGGGAGCTGGACGTCCGTGAGCTGGTGTTGGTGGGCGGGGTCGGGTCGGGGGCCTCCACGGGGGCGCTGGCCGGATACCTGCGGCGGCGCTCCCCGGCGGTACGCCTGGTCGGCGTGCAACCGTTCGGCAGCGTCACCTTCGGCGCGGAGCACGTGGCCGACCCGGACATCATCATCGCCGGCATCGGCAGCTCCATCCCGTTCGCCAACGTCGCGCACGAGCGGTACGACACCGTCCACTGGGTGGGCTTTCCCGCCGCCCGGGCGGGCAGCGTGGAGCTGCTGCGCCGACACGCCGTCTTCGCCGGGCTCTCCACCGGCGCCGCCTACCTCGCCGCGTGCTGGGAACGACGGCTGCGTCCGGACCGGCCGGTGCTGTTCGTCGCCGCCGACACCGGCCACCGGTATGTCGACTCGGTCTTCGCCCGGCCCGAGGAGGCGCCCGACCTGGCCGGTCTGACGCCACGTCAGGTCGTCACGCCCGACCAACTCGCCCTGCCCTGGTCCCGGATGGACTGGGGACGGCGACCGGCGCCGCGCTGA
- a CDS encoding MerR family transcriptional regulator translates to MRISELGRRSGLPVATIKFYLREGLLPAGARTARNQAEYDETHLVRLRLIQTLTGVGRLSLASVREVLAAVDDRNMSVNGKCAVLNRALLPSPDLGGNGKAEGELARAQVDRFIDTLGWRIPGDAQARTAMAQVLVVLRQLDGDFTMDFFAPYADVVCRLSAYDLAGRTASGSSDQMAIEWVARVVLFEAGLAAMRGLAHEHHIAVHADEVRGSSGQ, encoded by the coding sequence ATGCGCATCTCGGAACTAGGCCGGCGCAGCGGTTTGCCGGTGGCGACCATCAAGTTCTACCTGCGGGAAGGGCTCCTACCTGCCGGCGCCCGGACGGCGCGCAACCAGGCCGAGTACGACGAGACCCATCTGGTGCGCCTGCGGCTGATCCAGACGCTCACCGGGGTCGGACGGCTCAGTCTGGCCTCGGTGCGCGAGGTGCTGGCGGCCGTCGACGACCGGAACATGTCCGTGAACGGGAAGTGCGCGGTGCTCAACCGGGCCCTCCTTCCCTCCCCTGACCTGGGCGGGAACGGGAAAGCCGAGGGGGAGCTCGCGCGGGCGCAGGTGGACCGGTTCATCGACACGTTGGGGTGGCGCATCCCCGGCGACGCGCAGGCGCGCACGGCGATGGCCCAGGTGCTCGTGGTCCTGCGTCAGTTGGACGGGGACTTCACGATGGACTTCTTCGCGCCGTACGCCGACGTCGTGTGCCGGCTCTCGGCGTACGACCTGGCCGGGCGGACCGCGTCCGGTTCGTCGGATCAGATGGCAATAGAGTGGGTGGCCCGGGTCGTCCTCTTCGAAGCTGGTCTGGCTGCTATGCGTGGACTGGCGCATGAGCACCATATCGCCGTTCACGCTGATGAGGTACGGGGCAGTAGCGGACAGTAG
- a CDS encoding ABC transporter substrate-binding protein yields MTAHPSRLPLPARTLAAGLTAVLLLTACGAEVADSASEAGTVTVPRCGEQVEYRTPKRAVVYEGGSADKLFALGLTEHVHGYVMPPANPPVTSSPFAAEYAKVRFLSDDLLNKELVVQERADLVVAGWNSGFSDQRGITPEILDSLGIQSFMHTESCFNYPGFPERVTPFEGLYADLDRLGRIFGVPERAEELVRDYRRRVDAVEAQAPAERLPVFLYDSGTDQPFTAGRQVPPTDIIASAGGRNVFADLDARWTRVSWEAVVQGRPEVIVVLDYGDQPAADKIAFLKSFPATRDLPAVVHDRFFVLDYNEGISSPRNIDGVEKFAAYLRGVRP; encoded by the coding sequence ATGACCGCCCACCCGTCGCGCCTGCCCCTGCCGGCCCGTACGCTCGCCGCCGGCCTGACCGCCGTCCTGCTGCTCACCGCCTGCGGCGCGGAGGTGGCCGATTCCGCCTCCGAGGCCGGCACGGTGACCGTGCCGCGCTGCGGCGAGCAGGTGGAGTACCGCACCCCGAAGCGCGCCGTGGTCTACGAGGGCGGCAGCGCCGACAAGCTGTTCGCCCTCGGCCTGACCGAGCACGTGCACGGCTACGTGATGCCGCCCGCCAACCCGCCGGTGACCAGCTCACCGTTCGCCGCCGAGTACGCCAAGGTGCGTTTCCTCAGCGACGACCTGCTCAACAAGGAGCTGGTGGTGCAGGAGCGGGCCGACCTCGTCGTCGCCGGCTGGAACTCCGGCTTCAGCGACCAGCGGGGCATCACCCCGGAGATCCTCGACAGCCTCGGCATCCAGAGCTTCATGCACACCGAGTCCTGCTTCAACTATCCCGGCTTCCCCGAGCGGGTCACCCCGTTCGAGGGGCTCTACGCCGACCTGGACCGGCTCGGCCGGATCTTCGGCGTGCCGGAGCGGGCCGAGGAGCTGGTCCGGGACTACCGGCGACGGGTCGACGCGGTGGAGGCCCAGGCGCCTGCCGAACGGCTGCCGGTGTTCCTCTACGACTCGGGCACCGACCAGCCGTTCACCGCCGGCCGACAGGTGCCGCCCACCGACATCATCGCGTCCGCCGGCGGTCGCAACGTCTTCGCCGACCTGGACGCCCGGTGGACCCGGGTGAGCTGGGAGGCCGTCGTCCAGGGACGGCCCGAGGTCATCGTCGTGCTCGACTACGGCGACCAGCCGGCAGCGGACAAGATCGCCTTCCTCAAGTCGTTCCCCGCCACCCGCGACCTGCCGGCCGTGGTGCACGACCGGTTCTTCGTCCTCGACTACAACGAGGGGATCAGCAGCCCCCGCAACATCGACGGGGTGGAGAAGTTCGCCGCCTACCTGCGCGGCGTCCGCCCCTGA